In the Candidatus Delongbacteria bacterium genome, CGGGAGCCGGAATCGCCACTCCTATGGGAAGCGCCTTGCCGGCATGCGTGTTGCAAAGGGCCAGCATGCCGTCGATCTGGGAAACAAGCGCGTCGGGGGTACTGCCGGCCACGGGTTCGATCCGGTAGAATTGTTCCTTGCCCTCACGGTCGTAGACGGCCACGCGTACGTTGCTGCCCCCGATGTCGATGCCGATCGAACGATCCATGGTGCCATCCTGTCCCGATTGCGACGCACTGCGTGATCAAGTCCCCGCCAATGTAGTCCTGACCGGCTGGGAAGGCAACGCTTCCGGAAGGTCCGGGAAGGATGCGCCTGTCTCAGAATGGCAACAGGCCCCGAAGTGAATCTCCGGAGCCTGTTGAATCTCTGGATGCGGTTGCGTCAACCCAGTTCGCGCCAGCGACGGACCCGGATGGTTGCCAGCAGGAATCCGACACTGACCAGCAGTCCAACGTAAATCGATGGCTGGGTCATGAAACTCCCCAGATTGCTCACTCCAAAACTCAGAGTGTGGGCATAGCGTGTCACGCTGCCGTTCGCGAGAACGGCGACTCCCCCCGCCATCCACTCCATGATCCATTCGATGAAGCGGTCGCTGCCCAGGATGATTTTCTCGGCCAGGGCCAGCACGATGACAGGTGCCACCGCATGCAGGAAAGGACTCTTTCGCGCCCAGGCCGAGGCCAGCAGCATCCAGGTTGCCAGGGGCATGTAATAGAGCAGCAGGACGCCCCACAACTGGATGCCAGTGAGCCAGATCCGCAGCGGTTCTGCCGGACCCCACACCGATCCCCAGATGGACGCACCACAGACCAGCGCCACGACCGAGGCCAGCGACATCACCAGCAGCTGAAGGATCATGATGGCCAGCAAGGTGATCAGCGGCACCACGATCAGGCCGGTAATCAGCTTGGACAGCACCGTGTCACGGTCGGAGATCGGCAGCGATTTCCAGAAGAGCACGCTGCGATCCTTGCGTTCCTTGTACAGGCAGTCCAGCAGGTACGACACAATCAGGATCAGCATCAGAGGCAGGAACCCCGCCGCCAGGCCATGCAGCGCACCGTTGATCAGCAGGCCACGGGTGTCTTCGGGCAACCGGTCATACAGCAGCACCAGTTGCTTCACCGAGAAATCATCCGTCTTGAAACTGTAATTGTGTCCTTCACGCAGATCCATCTGAATCTGGGCACGCCCGTCCATCTGCATTCCCGTCTGCAGACGCGAGGGCAGGAAGAACATGATCAGCACACCCAGCAGGGACAACACGGTGATGAACGCGGGCACGAAGGTGAGCATGCGATGCTCCCAGAGTTCGCGCCGAATGAGCATCAGGAAGGCTTTCATGCCTGATCTCCTTTCATCAAGGCCACGAAAAGGTCGGCCACACCCGGCGTGCGCATTTCGCCCAAAGTCACCAGCTCCTCGCGGCGGCGGCCCCTGAAGAGCATCAGTCGCCTGCCGAACACTTCCTGTTCGTGAATCGGCGCCAGACTGCGGGCCACGTCGGTGCGGTCGGGGGTCACCAGCACCTCCACGAACTGTTCGGCCACATCCTCCATCGGGCAGTTCAGAATCAGCTTGCCCTTGCGAATGAAGATCAGGTCGCTGAGAATGTGTTCCACTTCTTCCACCTGGTGGGTGGTGACCAGGATCGTGCGCGTCGATTCGAAATACTCGTTCAGCAGGCGCGAGTAGAATTCCTTGCGGTACAGGATGTCCAGACCCAGAGTCGGCTCGTCCAGCACCAGCAGGCGGGCGTCGATGGCCATGGCCAGTGCCAGATGCAACTGGGTCTTCATGCCCTTCGAGAGAGTGCGGATCCTCGATTTGCGCTTGATCTCGGTGGTGGCCAGAAAACTCTCCGCTTTCTGCCGATCGAAACGAGGATGGGTCTGTGCCACGAACTCCAGTGCCTGGCTCACGCGCATCCAGCCCGGCATGACCGCCACGTCGGCGATGAAACAGACGTCGCGCATCAGGGTGTCGCGCTCGCTCATGGGATTGTGCCCCAGCACGCTCAGCTCCCCTTCGTAGGTGCTGAGACCGAGGACCGCGTTGAGCAGGGTGGTCTTGCCTGCGCCGTTCGGGCCGATCAGACCCACGATGCGCCCTTCGCCAATCTCCAGGTCCACCGAGTCCAGTGCCCGGAATTTTCCGTAGCTCTTGCCCAGCCCCTGGGCGTGGATCACGGAGCTCATCGTGCGCCTCCCTTCACTCCGGCCAGCAGGTCTTCCTGCCGCAAGCCCAACGATTCGATACGGGCCAGGATGCGCGGCCAGTCCTCGCTCAGAAAGCGCTCGCGCTCGTTGGCCAGCAGTTGCTCCCTGGCGCCTTCACGCACGAACATGCCCAGTCCACGTTTCTTCTCCACGATCTGTTCCTCCACAAGCTCCTGGTAGCCCTTCATGACGGTCAGAGGATTCAGCTGCAGTTCGGCGGCCACCTTGCGCACACCGGGCAACGCTTCTCCTTCCGCCAGCAGGCCATCCAGAATCATCTGTACCATCCGTTCCCGCAGCTGGCGGTAGATGGGCTGATCGGATTGCCACTGGATTTGCATAGGTCCGTCCTGATTTGGTGTTCTACCCAACTATAACACCAAAACGGGACTGGCGCAATGGGCCATGAAGATTTCCTGAAAAAGGACCGGCAGGTCTGTCGGGAACAAGCAGGGGGCAAATGCTATACTCGCCCGCGTTTCACTGACAAGAACACAGGACGGACACCATGCCCACCTATGAGTATCGCTGCAGCAGTTGTGGCCACCGCCTGGAAGCCTTTCAATCCATGAGCGATGCGGCCCTGACAAGTTGCCCGACCTGCCATACCGAGACTCTGGAACGACTGATCTCGGGCGGCGGCGGAATCGTCTTCAAGGGGTCCGGATTCTACCAGACCGACTACAAGAGTGGCGGGTCCAAAGCGGACAAGGACGGCTCATCCGACAGTGGCGATTCCGGCAAGTCCGGGGGCGGCTGCGGAAGTGGGTGTGCCTGCTGCTGATCCACCGCTGGCGACGCACCTTTGGCGCCCGCCACACCAAGCCACAGACGACGCTGCCGGTCCCATGACCGGCAGTTCCTTTCAAGCTGGAGCAAGGACGCCCGATGCGCGGACAACATGGACGGGAGCTGTACGACCTGGCCGAACTGTACGACGTGGCCTACGACTGGGACACCACGCGCGAGCTGGTCTTTTATCTGGAGTGTTTCGAGCAGTTTGGCGGACGCCCGCCCCAGCATGTGCTGGAACCGGCCTGCGGAACGGGTCGCAACCTGCTGGGCATGGCCCGGCTGGGGTGCCGCACCACAGGGTACGACATCAACCCCCACACGCTCGAGTATGCGCGACGCTCCCTGAGCGCGGAAGGTCTCGAAGGCTGGGCCCGCCTGCTCGAAGGCGACATGGCCAGCTTCAGGTTGCCCGAGCGCTTCGACGGCGCATTCCTGTCCATCAACAGCTTCCGCTACCTGGTGGAAGACGCGGACATCGAGTCCCACCTGCGCCACACACGGGCCATGCTGCGCAAGCGTGGTGTATACATCATTGATTTCAGCTATGGCATGCCGCCGGGCATGGCAACCATTGACTGCAGCTGGGAAAACCACCGCGGCGATCTTGAACTGAAGATTCTCTGGGAAACGGAGGAGTTTGACGCGCAGGGCATCTCACAGGAAACCTGCACGGTCACCGAAACCCGCCCCGGTCAGCCGCAACAGGTTCACCGGACCATTCACCGCACACGGCTCTGGCGCGAAGAGGCCTTTCTGGAGATGATCGATCGCTGTGGCTTCGAGCTGCGGGGCGTGCTGGACATGGATCAGGAACCCATCGCCAACGAGACCCCGCTGGACGGGCGCCTCGAGAACCTGTATCACGTGCTTCAGCGCATCGACTGAGAGTCAGAGCGCGGGGCCGGCCTTGCCCGGCATGGACCAGATTTCGCGCCCCTGCTGCAGACACTCGCGCTGCGCCAGTTCCAGCTCGTCGGTGACCAGACCGTTGACTCCGGCGCGCAGCAGCAGCCGCATGTCCTCGGGATGGTTCACGGTGTACACGTTCACCAGCAAGCCCGCGCGCTGGATCTCGGCAATCAGCGCGGGGTCGGCGAAGTCCACCGACAGGTTCACCGCACCGGCCCCCAGGCTGCGGGCGGTAGCCACCACATCATTGAGTACACCCTCGCAGAGCAGGGCCAGTGGAATCGCGGGGGCCAGTTCCGCAAAGAGGCGCAGCTCACGATGATTGAAGGAAGACACCAGCAATTGCTCGCGCCGCCAGGGGCCCGTGCTCAGGCACTCCAGCAGCATCCGTGCCACCGGAGCCGCCGTCCTGGGCCCTTTCAACTCCACGTTCAGCAGGGCTTCGCCCTTCACCAGCGCGAGCACCTCTTCAAGCAATGGAATGCGCTCTCCTCCACCCGCATCCAGGCGCCGCAGGACTTCGGGGCTGTGCTCCGCGAGCAGACCGTTGCCATCGGTGCGCCGCTCCAGACGCCGGTCGTGAAACACCAGCAGTGTATCGGCCACGGCCTGGACGTCGATTTCAAGGGCCTGGGCACCCGCCGCCAGCGAGCCCCGGATGGCCCGGAGTGTATTCTCCGGAGCACCTCCATGGGCACCCCGATGAGCAAGGATCATGCATGGGTTGTTTGACATCAGCCTCTCTTCACTGAACGGAATCCGCTGTGCGCTGCCCAAGATCGCGCCATCCCGTCAGAAAATCGTGAGCAGGTCATCGGGGTTCCAGGAGCGTGGCGATGCAGCCGGCCAACTGCGCTCCGGTGAAGGGTTTCTGCAGGAAGCGGGTCCGCGGGTCATCACCGATCTTCGACACCGCATCCTCCTCGTCGTATCCGCTCATCAGGATTGCCGGCAGTTCGGGCCGGATCGCATGGATGCGCCTGAGCACCTGGTCGCCACTCAGGCCCGGCATGCCAAGGTCCAGCAGGATCAGCGACCAGCTTGCCGGGTCCTTCTGGAAAAGGGTCCAGGCCTGGGCGCCATCTTCAGCATCCTCGACATGATGGCCCTGGCGCTCCAACTGGCGCTTGCAGATCCGGCGCGTGGCCGCCTGGTCATCCGCAAGCAGGACCCGCAGTGCACTCGAGTTGCTCCCGGAATCCCGTTGCGGCGGCAGCATGTCCGGCGATGCCTGGCCATGGGCCGGAAACATCACCTGGAAGCGAGTGCCACGGTCCGGTTGACTCTGGACACGAATCATGCCCCCATGGGATCGCATGATGCCCAGCACGGCGGACAGTCCCAGACCGCGACCGAGGATCTTGGTGGTGAAGAAGGGATCGAACAGGCGCCCAAGCGTGTCTTCGTCCATGCCGCTTCCCGTGTCGCCCACCTCCAGGCAGGCGAACTTGCCGGGCTGCGCTTCCGCCGCGAAATAGACATTCTCCAGCTCCGCCGGATCCAGCACCTGATTCCAGGTGCGTATCCGTACTTCCCCGGAGTCTTCGCCCAGAGCTTCCATGGCATTGGTCAGCAGATTCATCAGAACCTGGCGCACCTGCGCCACATCGGCATGGATCACGACGGGATCGCTGTCCAGCTCCAGCAGGAGGCGAGTTCCCGGCTTGCGCGCCGACTCGAGAATCCGGGCGATCGTGTGTACTTCCGCGCCCAGGTCCACAATGCCCAGCTGGAATTGCCCCTTGCCCGAATAGGCCAGCATCTGCCGGCAAAGATCCGCCGCATGATTGGAAGCCTGGATCACGTCCCGCAGATACAGTGCACTGGCCGATCCCGCCATCTGCTCATCGGCGGCCAGCTCGGCATTGCCCATGATGGTCTGCAACAGGTTGTTGAAATCATGGGCGATCCCGCCCGCCAGGACTCCCAGGCTTTCCAGCTTGCGGGCATGCAGCGAGCGCTCATCCTCGATGCGCAGGGCTTCTTCCCGGCTCTTGCGCTCACTGATGATGGTGGCGAAGGCGAAGATCGCGGGCTCTCCGTTGTAGCGCCCGGGGTACAGGCTGACCTCCTTGGGAAAGACACGCCCGCTGCTGTCGATGCCCCAGAACTCGAAGCGCCGGAATTCGCCATTCAGCGCAGCCATCACATGCTGGATCACGGAATTCATGTCATTCCGGCCCGGAGCGGAAATGAACTCCGGTGTCTTGCCCAGGAAGTACTCCCTGGGATAACCGTAGATCCGGACAGCCCCCATGTTCACATCCACGAAACGGCCCTGGGCGTCCTGGATGTAGATCGGGTCCGAGACACTGTTGAACAGCTCACGATAACCGGCTTCCAGGCTGGAGAGCCGTTCTTCGGAGCGGATGCGCTCGATGGCCGCTGAAATCACACCGGAGAGCAGCGCCAGCCCCGGACTGTCCAGATTGTCCCATCTGGAGATCGCCGTGCTGCGCTCGAGGCACAGCAGACCGACCACGTGCTGCTCTCGCCGCAGCGGAAGCAGGAACAGCGTGCGCACACCATGGTCGGCCAGGCGAGCCGGGAGGCTGTCCTCGGCGCCGTCATTGCCAAGATTGGCCAGCAGCACGGGCGTGCCTTCAAGGATGGGCGCGAACACGTCGTCCTGAAGCCACTCCTTCTTGAAGACCCGCGGAATCGCCAGCTCGTCTCCGCAGCACAGCTCGGGGTCACGCACGAAGTCCCCGCCCTCGTTTTCAAGATGAATTCCGGCGCGCTCCATGTCGATCGCACTGGCCAGGGTCTCCAGCGCCGAGTGCAGAGTCGAGGATGTCTCACCCGGGGGTGCCGAGAGCAGGGCTTCGGCCAGGCGGATCACGAAAATGGTGAAGTTCATCGGGTGACTCCCATGCAGGGGCCGCAGGAAAAATCCTGTCCGTGCCCGCGACATCGATCGGCTACAAGGCTTCGAAACCGCTTCCGGACAGATCCAGCGGCATCGCGTGGGCACAC is a window encoding:
- a CDS encoding zinc ribbon domain-containing protein produces the protein MPTYEYRCSSCGHRLEAFQSMSDAALTSCPTCHTETLERLISGGGGIVFKGSGFYQTDYKSGGSKADKDGSSDSGDSGKSGGGCGSGCACC
- a CDS encoding ABC-2 transporter permease, which translates into the protein MKAFLMLIRRELWEHRMLTFVPAFITVLSLLGVLIMFFLPSRLQTGMQMDGRAQIQMDLREGHNYSFKTDDFSVKQLVLLYDRLPEDTRGLLINGALHGLAAGFLPLMLILIVSYLLDCLYKERKDRSVLFWKSLPISDRDTVLSKLITGLIVVPLITLLAIMILQLLVMSLASVVALVCGASIWGSVWGPAEPLRIWLTGIQLWGVLLLYYMPLATWMLLASAWARKSPFLHAVAPVIVLALAEKIILGSDRFIEWIMEWMAGGVAVLANGSVTRYAHTLSFGVSNLGSFMTQPSIYVGLLVSVGFLLATIRVRRWRELG
- a CDS encoding response regulator is translated as MNFTIFVIRLAEALLSAPPGETSSTLHSALETLASAIDMERAGIHLENEGGDFVRDPELCCGDELAIPRVFKKEWLQDDVFAPILEGTPVLLANLGNDGAEDSLPARLADHGVRTLFLLPLRREQHVVGLLCLERSTAISRWDNLDSPGLALLSGVISAAIERIRSEERLSSLEAGYRELFNSVSDPIYIQDAQGRFVDVNMGAVRIYGYPREYFLGKTPEFISAPGRNDMNSVIQHVMAALNGEFRRFEFWGIDSSGRVFPKEVSLYPGRYNGEPAIFAFATIISERKSREEALRIEDERSLHARKLESLGVLAGGIAHDFNNLLQTIMGNAELAADEQMAGSASALYLRDVIQASNHAADLCRQMLAYSGKGQFQLGIVDLGAEVHTIARILESARKPGTRLLLELDSDPVVIHADVAQVRQVLMNLLTNAMEALGEDSGEVRIRTWNQVLDPAELENVYFAAEAQPGKFACLEVGDTGSGMDEDTLGRLFDPFFTTKILGRGLGLSAVLGIMRSHGGMIRVQSQPDRGTRFQVMFPAHGQASPDMLPPQRDSGSNSSALRVLLADDQAATRRICKRQLERQGHHVEDAEDGAQAWTLFQKDPASWSLILLDLGMPGLSGDQVLRRIHAIRPELPAILMSGYDEEDAVSKIGDDPRTRFLQKPFTGAQLAGCIATLLEPR
- a CDS encoding class I SAM-dependent methyltransferase, whose translation is MRGQHGRELYDLAELYDVAYDWDTTRELVFYLECFEQFGGRPPQHVLEPACGTGRNLLGMARLGCRTTGYDINPHTLEYARRSLSAEGLEGWARLLEGDMASFRLPERFDGAFLSINSFRYLVEDADIESHLRHTRAMLRKRGVYIIDFSYGMPPGMATIDCSWENHRGDLELKILWETEEFDAQGISQETCTVTETRPGQPQQVHRTIHRTRLWREEAFLEMIDRCGFELRGVLDMDQEPIANETPLDGRLENLYHVLQRID
- a CDS encoding ABC transporter ATP-binding protein; amino-acid sequence: MSSVIHAQGLGKSYGKFRALDSVDLEIGEGRIVGLIGPNGAGKTTLLNAVLGLSTYEGELSVLGHNPMSERDTLMRDVCFIADVAVMPGWMRVSQALEFVAQTHPRFDRQKAESFLATTEIKRKSRIRTLSKGMKTQLHLALAMAIDARLLVLDEPTLGLDILYRKEFYSRLLNEYFESTRTILVTTHQVEEVEHILSDLIFIRKGKLILNCPMEDVAEQFVEVLVTPDRTDVARSLAPIHEQEVFGRRLMLFRGRRREELVTLGEMRTPGVADLFVALMKGDQA
- a CDS encoding GntR family transcriptional regulator — protein: MQIQWQSDQPIYRQLRERMVQMILDGLLAEGEALPGVRKVAAELQLNPLTVMKGYQELVEEQIVEKKRGLGMFVREGAREQLLANERERFLSEDWPRILARIESLGLRQEDLLAGVKGGAR
- a CDS encoding glycerophosphodiester phosphodiesterase, with product MSNNPCMILAHRGAHGGAPENTLRAIRGSLAAGAQALEIDVQAVADTLLVFHDRRLERRTDGNGLLAEHSPEVLRRLDAGGGERIPLLEEVLALVKGEALLNVELKGPRTAAPVARMLLECLSTGPWRREQLLVSSFNHRELRLFAELAPAIPLALLCEGVLNDVVATARSLGAGAVNLSVDFADPALIAEIQRAGLLVNVYTVNHPEDMRLLLRAGVNGLVTDELELAQRECLQQGREIWSMPGKAGPAL